A DNA window from Oncorhynchus tshawytscha isolate Ot180627B linkage group LG13, Otsh_v2.0, whole genome shotgun sequence contains the following coding sequences:
- the LOC112235206 gene encoding geminin: MSIRKMKPGNKASANIKSFFGGSIQDMGPTRKTLQVLQQAAVNKNLGRGMLTGKVVPKRKQWNAEQGKGSKRMKAEVAVKSINTENADLPDGVTKEAYELMIKETPPSSYWKEVAEERRKALYSVLQENEKLHKDIDAKDEQIAQLKTENDELQELAQHIHHMADMIERLTGKSPESLDDLREITLGTEDELKALDESDDQCTSSDFTPKADVLEDVTEQQEDEPSEDD, encoded by the exons ATGTCCATTAGGAAAATGAAACCTGGGAATAAAGCCTCTGCGAACATAAAG AGCTTTTTTGGTGGGTCCATTCAAGACATGGGACCTACAAGGAAAACTCTGCAAGTCCTCCAGCAAGCTGCAGTCAATAAGAACCTTGGCAGAGGAATGCTG ACAGGGAAGGTGGTTCCCAAAAGAAAACAGTGGAACGCGGAACAAGGGAAGGGCTCAAAGAGGATGAAGGCTGAAGTTGCTGTCAAATCTATAAACACAGAAAATGCTGATCTACCTGATGGCGTTACCAAGGAGGCCTATGAACTAATGATCAAAG aaacccctccctcctcttactGGAAGGAGGTAGCTGAGGAGAGACGAAAAGCGCTCTACAGCGTTCTCCAGGAGAATGAGAAA TTGCACAAAGACATTGATGCCAAGGATGAGCAGATAGCCCAGCTGAAGACTGAGAATGATGAGCTTCAGGAGCTGGCCCAGCACATACATCACATGGCTGACATGATAGAG AGGTTGACTGGAAAGAGTCCGGAAAGTCTGGATGACTTGAGAGAGATCACCCTTGGTACCGAAGATGAGTTGAAAGCGCTAGATGAATCTGATGACCAATGTACCAGCAGTGATTTCACACCCAAGGCTGATGTCTTGGAGGATGTCACAGAACAACAGGAAGATGAACCCTCAGAGGATGATTGA